TGACAGTTCTGTTTGTGGGACCGTAGTTCGCTTCGAAAAGGTTTGCGCCGATGAACAGAACAAACTTCGAATTGGCGAGGTCAGCCTGAAAATAGAATTTCTGACCGTCGGAGAATTTGTTGAAAACATACTGCTCGCTAAGTGCCTTGCAGGCGAAATAGAGCGAACCCTGACACACAGTGGTGTGTCCGTGTGTGTTTGTTGTGCCGTAATAGTCGTTGAAGAAGCGTTTGAAGAATTCTGCACGTCCGCCTTTCTTACGCCCCCACATATAAACGACCTGATTGTTTCTGGCTCCGAGATCGGGGTGATCGGGATCTATAAGATATTGCAGAAGGTCAGGGTTTTCCGCTTTAAAATCAGCAACAGCTTTCTTTTTGTCTTTCTCTTTGTATATCTTCGCAATGGCGGCATCAAGACGCTTTGCTGTGTCGGAATCTTTTATTGCCCAAAGGTCTTTGAGTCCTTCAACGGTTCTGTTCTCCTCGCCTGCGACGTTTGAGAACAGCTTGCCTCCGTTAACGATTTCGTTTACGGCCTGATCAAAGGGCACTGCCACCCATTTGCCTTCGCCCCTTTTGCCTGCACGTTTCAGAACTTTTTTAATACGATAGGGGTCATAGGCCACCTGAACGCCTGCCTGTCCTTTAGGGCAGACTGCCGCATCGACTCTGGCCGCATCTTTGAGGGATGTGCTCTGAGCAATGTTCGGAACCATATTGAAAGGGTTGTAGGGGTTTCCGTCAATCTTCACCCCGTAGCCGTCCTCGATCTTAACTTTTATTCCGCAACCGGTGTTGCACTGAAGGCATACGGAATAGACCATGTTCTCAGGCTTGCTGAAGTCGTATTTTCCGCCTGATTCCGCCGCATGGGCAGTGTTTGTTTTGAACGCCATGTCCATTCCGGATGTCAGCATCGCACTGCCGAGAATGGCCGAACAGCCCTGAATGAACTGTCTTCTGGTGGTTCCTGTCTCTTCGTTTTCTATTTCAATAAATTCTTTGTTATCCATTGTTCCACCTCGTCCTGATTAAAGTACGTAGAATACACGGGGTTTTGTTTTGGAAGCGCCGAACACCGCTTTGCCTGTCTTAGGTTTTGAATCCGGAACGGATTTGATGGTCTCCGTTTTGTTAGCTTTCATAACCTTGGAGATGAGGCTCTCGGGATCGTTTATATCGCCGAAGTATGTCGCACGGCCTATGCAGGTCGTTGTACACATGGGGAGCATTCCGTCCTTAACCCTGTGCAGACAGAAGGAACACTTGCGGACGTTGCCCATGGGCGATTCGCCTTTAACTCTTTGCCACTGACCGTCATATTCGCTGAATTTGCGGGTCTCATAGGGCTGAACGGCAATGTTCTCAGTGTAATAGTTGCTGCCGTCCATTGTTCTGGCTTTATAGGGGCAGGCCTCGACGCAAAGCCCGCAGCTGATGCACTCTTTTGCGTTGAGCATGACCAGTCCGTTCTCTTTGCTTTTGAATGTTGCCAGACCCTTTGTGGGGCATACGGGTACGCAGGGAGGTGCGTCACACTGCTGGCAGGGGCGGGGTATGAACGACATTTTAACTTTAGGGAATTTTCCGCTTGTCATCTCAAATACGGGACGATAGACGACATCAGGCGGCAGAACGTTTTCCGAAATACAGCCAACTGTGCAGGCGTGGCAGCCGACGCACTTTCTGGCATCTATGAGCATGGCCCATTTTACGTCTTTGGACGGTTTTGCAAGAGCCCTTGCGAGGTCATCCTGCATAGTCAATAAAATATCTCTTTCCATTAACATGCCTCCGATAGAATTGATACGTTATAATATCAATAGACATGCCAAAGCTGACTTTGCTGATAAATAAGGTTATTTTTAGATTGTTCGATATTTTTACGCTGTTATTTGTAAGCTGACTGTACGACGACTGTAAGGAAACTTTACACTTGGGGTCTTTTAGGAAGCCTTATTACAAACCTGGCTCCTCTGCTCTGCTTTTCGGCTATGTTAACCGACGCTCCCATTGCATCGGCTATGGTCGCACAGATGGCAAGTCCCAGCCCTGAGCCTGTTGGTTTGGTGGTGTAGAAGGGCAGCATAACCTTGGCTTTGTCCTCCTCTTTAAATCCGCATCCGTCATCTTCATATTCAATTTTGATGGTTTCCTCTGACTCATCAAAAGAGCAGAGTATTTTTGATGCACCGGCCTCGGCGGAGTTGTTCAGCAGGATTGTAAATATTTGAGAAACTTTATCTTTATCTGTTACAAGAAGAGGGTCGCTTTCGGCAGTGAAAACTATTTCCATGCAGCTGAACACCTTGCGGTATGTCTGACCCTTTATGAACTCTATGAGGGCAGAGAGACTGATCTCGTCATAACGCAGGTTCACTGGTTTGGAGTAGTCCAGAAACTCGTTCAGGCGGAAGACAAGTCTGTCCGCTTCCCTGCGTATGACTGTAAAATCCTCCTGCCATTGTGAATTATCTCCTATTTCCGAAGCGACGTTATCAATGATCAGACTGATGGCCATTATGGGGTTTTTCAGTTCATGCGCGAGTCCGGCGGACATGGTTCCCAGATATGCCAGACGTTCACTGCGGTGCAGTTCCTTCTGCTGTTCGCTTATGCGGTCTATCGAGTCTTTTAGCCTGAAAGAGAGTTTTTCAATAACGTTCTGCAGGTTCCGTGTCTCTCCTGATGCATATTCGGATATGTTGAATTTATAAGGCAGTTCCAGAACATCCAGATTTGCTATCTGGCGTGAGAGGTCGTTGATCGGCTTTGTCATGCGTGCGGCGATTGCCACCCCCACAAGTGCGCCCATAATTACCACCGCTATATTTATAAAAAACAGCCCGATGACCTTTCGTGTGATCTGCCGTATGATGGATTCCCTGTTTATGTAAAAAGTGATCGTTCCCAGCCTGTTATTCCCGGCAGATATCTCCTTGGTCAGAAGGATGGGGCTTATTGTTGCCGTCAGGCTTTCCGGCCGAACCTTTGCGTCGGTTACATATTCGCCTTCATTCCCGAATACCGCTATGTTGTCAATGTGGGGGATTGCCTGCGAAACGGTCTCTATCATCGTAAAAAGTGAGTAAATGTCGTCTGTTATGATGGATTCCGCAAGATCGGATGACATTATCTTATATTGTGAGTCAATGTATTTTTCCGCTGTTGAAAATGACGAAGAGTACTCAAAATAGAAAATAATCACCATGTTGATGATAACTGTGGCGAAAGCAAGCGAGCTGATCAGCAATGCCGTTCGTCTGCTCAGGCTGTTGGGAATGAGTTTGAAGATAAGTTTTTTCAAAACTCTTCCTCAATGTATTTTTTCAGGCCGTCAATTTTAAGAGCAGAATCCGGTATATGTGTTATTTTTTTCAGAGAAGAAAATACAGCAAGAGGGCGTTTGAAATCTTCGGGATGGTCCGATCCGTGTATTTTGTCATGTCCGGCATGGTCTGATGTTACTATTATCAGGACTGAAGGACTTTTAAGAGCTTTTTTAAAGAGTGCTCCGAGCTGTTCGTCAATGAACCGGAACTCGTCAACGTATTCCTCTGACATCCAGCCGGAAACGGGGCCTTCGGTATCCAATCCGCTTATATGAAGAAATATGAACTGCTTTTTTGATGTATCAAGGACTTCCGCAGTCTTTTCAACAGCGTCATCCTTTGCAAATATTTCCGTATCAGTGGATGAGTTTTTAAGGTAGCCCAGCTTCTGCTTGCTGTATATAAGACAGGTTTCGTATCCCCTGCCTTTTGCTGCGGAAAGCAGGGTTGGCTTACTGACCCTGGGCTCCCCGACCTGCCAGGCGTTGTCTGTTTTTCCGTTCTCCAGAGGCTGCAGGCCTGTCAGCATCACAGTGTGGGATATAAGCGTTTTCGGAGGGTTTGAGCTTGTTGCAAAAGGGCTGTAAGCTCCGTTTTCTGCCAGATACATTATATTAGGAGAGTTTTCCTTTGAAACTGCGTCAGGGTGCAGTGCGTCAACGGACACCAGCAGAATTGTTTTGTAGTCTGCGGCCTGGCAGAGAGGTGTCAGAAGGAGCAGAGCTGTCAGAAAAATAAGTCCTTTCATTGCATAATGCCTGAGTAGAAGCGGTCAATTTCAGCCTTCATATCCGATATTACTTTATAGTCGCTTACGCTGGCATTCACAAATCTGTCAACGTGCAGTTTTTTCAGAATTTCGGCACCTTTAGGGTCTTTGTGCATATTCAGCATCAGATTCTTGATGTTTTCATATGTCAAAGTGTTCATGCCGGAGGCCGCAACAAAAGGAGGAGATATCATTTCCGGAGACTTATGGATCACTCTGATATTTTTTACCGCCTGCGGATCTTTCTTTCTTATTATCTCAAAGATAAGGCTGTCAACAGCCGCCGCCTGAACCACACCTTTGTTTACCAGATAGATGGATTTATCATGGCTCTTTGTGTAGTATATTTTCTTGTAGACCTTTTCAGGAGCCTGCTTGAAAGTGCGTATTGTCAGGAATGCGGGATATAGGGTTCCGCTGTTTGAAAGTCTGTCGGTGAATGCGAATGTTTTCCCCTTGAGGTCTTTAACTTCATTGATTCCGTATGCCGTATTGGCAATTATGAATGACTGATATGAGTGTTTTCCATTCATCTCGGGAACGGCCAGAACTCTTATTTTTGCATTGTTGAGATAGGGCAGTGCGCCTGTGCAGACTGAAGCAAAATCCACCTCATTTTCTGCTATCATGCGGTTCATTTCATCGTAATCTCTCTTTATGACAGGGGTTATTGTTTTATTCAGTTTGCCCGCCAGATAGTCGTTCAGCTCTCTGTAAAGGTTGAGTGATTCCTCCGGCGAGACTATGGATGCGATGCCGAATCTGAGCTGTTCGGCGTTAACGGTCAGAGATATAAAAAGACAGATGATGAGAGCTACCGTTTTTAACATGCCGCTGTTCTCCCTTCCGTTTGTGTCAGTTATTTTTGAAATAGCAGAAATACTTTCAACATACAAGTATTACATGATTTTATTCAGTGGTGTTTGCCTTTTTGGCTCTGATGTGACTTTTAAGCTGCCAATGCGGCAGTGAGCTGGAAGTATCTATCAGATACTGTTGAGTAATAAAATAAATATTGTTTTTACTGCAAACCTCCTTTTTTATTGTCTTTTTCCAGTGCTGGAAAGGAAAGCATAGAGTGACTAATAGATGACTTAAACGCAAAAAAGCCCAGCCTGAGCTGAGCTTTTTTTCCGTAATGCCGAGAGGGGGACTCGAACCCCCACAGGCTTTGACGCCCACAGGATCCTTAGTTAAGAGTAATTCTTTAGGTATTAATGAGTTGCAAAAAATAGTGTAGTCACAGCTCTATATTTATCAGTTATTTAATGTAGTCATTTGGTATTTTTGTATAGCACAATATTTTTGAATGCCTCGACATCACTAACGTATTCGCTTCGATGTATCATAGCGTGACAATTGGGGCATAAAACACTGAAGTCTTTTTTAGGGTCCATTAGTATTTTTGATTCTATAGATGATATAGGTCTAAGATGATGAGCTTCGATATAATTAGCGCCTATTGGTCCATATATTTCACCCATGTCCACATCGCAAGCTTGGCATTTATAGCCATGACTCTTTTTTGCAGCGTTAGATAATGCTGTGTTGCGTTCGATTCTTCTATGTAGCCTTATTTTGGTTGGATCTTCAAAGAATTTGCTATTAACACCACTCACTTCATCTTGTGTTACAGATGCAAGTAACATGACGTCACTTGCAGATAGATAGTTATAAATCTTAAGCATCTTTCTGAGATCATCAATTAAGATTTGTTCATCAGGGATATTATAGGCTGAGTAATAAACAGATATTATTGAGGCTGTTCCATATAAATCATTATTACTATTTTCTTTGCTGTGTTTAAGGTCGATCGGTCCTTTTTTATAGTCATTTGCTAATGAACCTAATTGCGCTAAATAATCAATTGCTTTTGCTTTTAACGCGTCTTTAGTTTTTGCTCTATATTCTTCCTTAAAAACTGTAACACCTTGATTTAAAGATAAATAGAAACCTGAAAAATCCTCTGAAAAAAGATAGACTGGATAATAGCCACATTGAACAGTATTCGTTATTAACTTATCAAAAACTGCAATCCAAGGTGATTTTGACCAGTTTCCTTTGCCAACGCTACCTTGTATTATGTATCTGTCGTCATTTACGATGTCCATAATAATTGCTGGAATATTATGTCTTACATAATTGCCAAAGTTGTTGTTGCTGAAAGATGTATGACGTGACTTAGGATACTGTTTGAGAATATATTGCAAAGCTGTTTGTAAACTCATATCAACTCCGTGTATTTTATGAATTTACACACATACTATGCTTTTTTGGGAATAAAGCAATTCTGTTGAGCAAAGTGACCACGTGATTAAAAAATGTAGTCATTTTTAATATTAATTAGTGCACGAAAAAAGGCTTTAGGTTTTTGACCTAAAGCCTTGATATTTCATGCCGAGAGGGGGACTCGAACCCCCACAGGCTTTGACGCCCACAGGATCCTTAGTCCTGCGTGTCTACCAGTTCCACCACCTCGGCCTTGCGAGAAACAGAAATTACATGAACGCCAAATAAATGTCAAGAAACTTTTTTCACTTTTTTTATTTTTATACTTTATTATATTCTTCGCTAATATGTTGACAAAAAAAGCGATAATAATTATACTTTATCGCTCAAATACCCATAGGGAGACCATTATGAATATATTTCTTCCCGATGGCGCAAAGCTCGAACTCGAAGCCGGTGCAACCGCTTTCGATGTGGCGAACACCATCAGCAAAGGACTGGCGAAAAACGCTCTCGCCGCAGAAGTTAACGGCAAACTTGCAGATATATACGCCCCCGTCGGCGATAATGATAAAGTCAGGATCATAACGGAAAAGGACACGGAAGCTCTGGAGATTCTCCGTCACTCAACAGCGCATCTTATGGCGCAGGCGGTTCAAAGGCTTTTCAAAGAAGCCAAAGTGACCATTGGCCCCGTTATCAAAGACGGCTTTTACTATGACTTCGATATGGGCGACAAAAAATTCACCCCCGAAGACCTTGAGGCCATCGAAAAAGAGATGGCGAAAATATCCGCCGAGGCTCTTCCCTGCCGCCGCCGTGAGGTGACAACAGCGGAAGCCAGAAAAGAGTTTGCAAACGAGAGCTACAAGCTCGAACTGCTCGACATCATCGGCGAAGACAGCGTATCGCTTTACACTCAGGGTGATTTCACCGATCTCTGCCGTGGCCCCCATCTGGACAACACCAAGCGCATAAAGCACTATAAGCTGCTTTCTGTTGCAGGTGCGTACTGGAGAGGCGACGAGAACAACAAGATGCTTCAGCGTATCTACGGTACTTGCTGGTTCAAAAAAGAGGAGCTTGACGCTTATCTGAACATGCTGGAAGAGGCCAAGAAGCGTGACCACCGCAAGCTGGGCAAACAGCTGAAACTCTTCACCATTGAGGACGAGGTCGGCGCAGGTTTCCCCATCTATCTTCCCCGTGGCGGCGCACTGCGTGCCACCCTTGAGGAGTTTGAGCGCAAAGAGCACCTTAAACGCGGATACGAGATCGTATACGGCCCCCAGATTCTGAAGCAGGATCTCTGGAAACTCTCCGGCCACTACGATAACTACCGTGAGAACATGTATTTTACATCCATCGACGATGTGGCGTTCGGCGTTAAGCCCATGAACTGCCTGTCGCACATGATGGTTTTCAAATCTGAGATGAGAAGCTACCGTGATCTTCCTCAGAGATATTTTGAGCTGGGAACCGTACACCGCCATGAGAAATCCGGCGTTCTTCACGGTCTGATGCGTGTGCGTGCGTTCACACAGGACGACGCCCACATCCTCTGCACCCCTGAGCAGCTGAACGACGAGATCATCGCCATCATCGACTTTGTCAACGATGTAATGACCATCTTCGGTTTCGAGTTCCAGATCGAGGTTTCAACCCGTCCGGAAAAATTCATCGGCTCCGAGGACAACTGGGAGAAAGCCACTGAGGCTCTCTTCAATGCTCTGAAAGTTAAAGAACTTCCCTATGAGATAAACGAGGGCGACGGCGCCTTCTACGGGCCGAAGATTGATATCAAGCTGAAAGATGCCATCGGCCGTTTCTGGCAGTGCGCGACAATTCAGGTGGATTTCAACCTGCCCGAGCGTTTCGACCTGAACTACATAGGCGAAGACGGCCATAAGCACAGACCCGTTATGCTCCACAGGGTTATTCTGGGTTCTGTGGACAGATTCATAGGCGTTCTGACAGAACACTTTGCGGGTAATTTCCCCTTCTGGATATCACCCGTTCAGGTGAGAGTGATAAATATTACCGATGCACATCTTGACTACTGCAAGTCACTTGTGGCAAAATTGAAGGCTGAAGGCTTCAGGGTCGATTCCGACTTCCGCAACGAGAAGGTCGGCTTCAAGATCCGTGAGGCGCAGCTCGAAAAGATACCTCACATGATAATCATCGGTCAGAAAGAGGTTGATGAGAATCTGGTTTCAGTACGACTTCGCAGTGGCGAAACTAAAAATGAGCTTGCTTTTTCTGACTACATTAGTGTATTAAAAGAGCTTGACCAAAATAAGACATTAAACCTCTGGAGGTGATATATAAAGGTCGGTGGCAAATTCGGTCCCGTAGCGGACAAAGAACGGATTAACGAAGCTATTCCCCATAAAGAGGTAAGGCTTGTTTTGGATGATGGCACACAGTTTGGTGTGTGCACAATTGACGAGGCTCTCAAGCAGGCTGAAAAAGCCGGAATGGATCTCGTTGAAGTTGCCCCCACGGCAAAACCCCCTGTCTGCCGTGTCATGGACTACGGCAAGTTCAAGTTTGAAAAAGAGAAAAAGGACAGGGAAGCCAGAAAGAAGCAACGCCAGAATCAGGTGGATACTAAGGAAGTAAAATTCCGCCCGAAAATCGAGGAACACGACTATAACGTCAAGCTGAAGGCCGTTAGAAAGTTCCTTGAAGCCGGAGACAAGGTCAAAGTTGTCCTTCGATACAGAGGACGCGAGATGATGTTTCAGGAAGCGGGAATGGAATTACTTAATAAAGTCAAGGCAGACGTCGCAGACGTTGGTGTCGTTGACCAGAAACCAGAGATGATGGGTAAACAGCAAATCATGATGATTTCACCTACTGCATCTCCGGCTGGAAACTAATTTAAAGGAGTTTTCGAAATGCCGAAAATGAAGACCCACAAGGGCGCCGCAAAAAGGTTTAAAGTTACCGGAAGCGGCAAAGTAACAGCAAAGAAGAGTGGTCTGAGACACATTCTCACTAAAAAGACCACAAAACGCAAACGCTCACTGCGCCAGACAACCGTCCTTCAAGGAAAGGATGCGCAGAACGTAAAAGTTTTGCTGCCCTATCTGTAAGAGTAAAGGAGGTTAACAGTGCCAAGAGCGAAAGGCGGGTATAAAACCCGCAGAAGAAGAAAAGAGTGGCTGAAACGCTCCAAAGGTTTCAGAGGACAGATTAACAATGTCTACAAAAAGAGCCGTGAGGCAGTAGAGCGTGCGCTCAACTTTGCCTTCGCAGGCAGAAAGCTTAAGAAACGTGATTTCAGAAAACTGTGGATCATCCGTATCAATGCCGCAGTTCGCCAACACGGACTCAGCTACAGTGTGTTTATGGGCGGCCTGAAAAAACTCGGTATCGAGCTGGACAGAAAAGTCCTTGCCGACATGGCGGTTAAAAGCCCCGCCGAATTCGAGCAGCTTTGCAAGCAGGTTAAAGCCTGATTAAGCTAAACAGGGGGAGCCAAAAGCTCCCCTTTTTTATACAGCCTCAAGAGGGCTTGGGGCTGTATAAAAAAGTAATCTTATTCAACTTGCGCTTCAGATACGAGCAGGACAAGGAAGAATTTAAAAAATGTTTTGAGTGTACGGTGATGTGTACATGATAAATATTTTTGAAATTCTGACGCAGTAGTGCGATGTATATGGAGTGCAATCGGAGAATATACATGCAAGTCGATTTACAGACCATCAGGCAATTCGAACAGGAGATAGCGCAGGCTTCCTCCACCCAGCAGCTTTATGAGGTAAAGGTCAAATACCTCGGCAAAAAAGGAATCATCAGCGAACTGAGCAAACAGCTTAAAGACGTTCCCAACGATCAGAAAAAAGAGTTCGGAATGATGATCGGCGAACTTCGCAGCTCTTTTGAGTCGCAGTATGAAGTTCAGGAGAAAAAACTGGCTCAGGCGGAGCTTTCCGCAAAGCTTACAGGCGAATCACTGGACATAACCATGTCCGGTCTGCCCATGAACAGCGGAAGCATTCACCCCATCATGTCCGTTTACTATGAAATAGTTAATATATTTACTTCAATGGGTTTCGAAGTGGCAGTGGGCCCCGAAGCGGAGCTTGACCTGTTTAACTTCGAAATGCTGAACATCCCCAAAGAACACCCCGCAAGGGACATGCAGGATACCTTCTATATATCAGAGGATATTCTGCTGCGCACACATACTTCACCTGTTCAGGCAAGAACTATGCAGTCCCAGCAGCCGCCTATTAAAATCATCGCTCCCGGCAAAGTTTACAGATGCGACTATGACCTGACACACACTCCGATGTTCCATCAGGTTGAGGGGCTTCTGGTTGATAAAGATGTGACCTTCGGCGACCTTAAAGGAACGCTGACAGAGTTCATCCAGCGCATGTTCGGAAAAGATATTCCCGTTCGTTTCCGTCCCAGCTTCTTCCCGTTCACCGAGCCCAGCGCAGAGGTTGACATGGGTTGCGTTATCTGCGGATGCAAGGGATGCCGAGTGTGTAAAGGCACAGGCTGGCTTGAGATCCTTGGCTGCGGAATGGTGAACAACGAAGTGTTCAAACACGCAGGTTACGACACCGACATATACAGAGGCTTCGCCTTCGGAATGGGCATCGAGCGTATCACCATGCTGAAATACGGCATCGGCGACCTTCGCTCATTCTTTGAAAACAACCTGAAATTCTTAAGGCAGTTTTAAGGCGGAGGTACAAAATGAAGATAAGCATCAATTGGATAAATGAATTTGTAGATACCACCGGAATCGACATGCAGGAGCTTGCCGCAAAACTTACCATGGCAGGTCTTGAGGTTGAATCCGTCGAAACGAAGGCTCGCCTTAACAACGTCGTAGTCGGAAAAGTTCTTAAATGCGAAAAGCATCCCGATGCGGACAAACTGTCCCTTTGTGTTGTTTCCACAGGCGCAGAGGAGCATCAGGTGGTTTGCGGCGCACCTAACGTCAGAGCAGGACAGACAGTTGTCTTTGCTATGGT
This genomic stretch from Seleniivibrio woodruffii harbors:
- a CDS encoding 4Fe-4S dicluster domain-containing protein, which produces MERDILLTMQDDLARALAKPSKDVKWAMLIDARKCVGCHACTVGCISENVLPPDVVYRPVFEMTSGKFPKVKMSFIPRPCQQCDAPPCVPVCPTKGLATFKSKENGLVMLNAKECISCGLCVEACPYKARTMDGSNYYTENIAVQPYETRKFSEYDGQWQRVKGESPMGNVRKCSFCLHRVKDGMLPMCTTTCIGRATYFGDINDPESLISKVMKANKTETIKSVPDSKPKTGKAVFGASKTKPRVFYVL
- a CDS encoding sensor histidine kinase, which translates into the protein MKKLIFKLIPNSLSRRTALLISSLAFATVIINMVIIFYFEYSSSFSTAEKYIDSQYKIMSSDLAESIITDDIYSLFTMIETVSQAIPHIDNIAVFGNEGEYVTDAKVRPESLTATISPILLTKEISAGNNRLGTITFYINRESIIRQITRKVIGLFFINIAVVIMGALVGVAIAARMTKPINDLSRQIANLDVLELPYKFNISEYASGETRNLQNVIEKLSFRLKDSIDRISEQQKELHRSERLAYLGTMSAGLAHELKNPIMAISLIIDNVASEIGDNSQWQEDFTVIRREADRLVFRLNEFLDYSKPVNLRYDEISLSALIEFIKGQTYRKVFSCMEIVFTAESDPLLVTDKDKVSQIFTILLNNSAEAGASKILCSFDESEETIKIEYEDDGCGFKEEDKAKVMLPFYTTKPTGSGLGLAICATIADAMGASVNIAEKQSRGARFVIRLPKRPQV
- a CDS encoding alkaline phosphatase family protein, which produces MKGLIFLTALLLLTPLCQAADYKTILLVSVDALHPDAVSKENSPNIMYLAENGAYSPFATSSNPPKTLISHTVMLTGLQPLENGKTDNAWQVGEPRVSKPTLLSAAKGRGYETCLIYSKQKLGYLKNSSTDTEIFAKDDAVEKTAEVLDTSKKQFIFLHISGLDTEGPVSGWMSEEYVDEFRFIDEQLGALFKKALKSPSVLIIVTSDHAGHDKIHGSDHPEDFKRPLAVFSSLKKITHIPDSALKIDGLKKYIEEEF
- the phnD gene encoding phosphate/phosphite/phosphonate ABC transporter substrate-binding protein, which produces MLKTVALIICLFISLTVNAEQLRFGIASIVSPEESLNLYRELNDYLAGKLNKTITPVIKRDYDEMNRMIAENEVDFASVCTGALPYLNNAKIRVLAVPEMNGKHSYQSFIIANTAYGINEVKDLKGKTFAFTDRLSNSGTLYPAFLTIRTFKQAPEKVYKKIYYTKSHDKSIYLVNKGVVQAAAVDSLIFEIIRKKDPQAVKNIRVIHKSPEMISPPFVAASGMNTLTYENIKNLMLNMHKDPKGAEILKKLHVDRFVNASVSDYKVISDMKAEIDRFYSGIMQ
- a CDS encoding MrcB family domain-containing protein, giving the protein MSLQTALQYILKQYPKSRHTSFSNNNFGNYVRHNIPAIIMDIVNDDRYIIQGSVGKGNWSKSPWIAVFDKLITNTVQCGYYPVYLFSEDFSGFYLSLNQGVTVFKEEYRAKTKDALKAKAIDYLAQLGSLANDYKKGPIDLKHSKENSNNDLYGTASIISVYYSAYNIPDEQILIDDLRKMLKIYNYLSASDVMLLASVTQDEVSGVNSKFFEDPTKIRLHRRIERNTALSNAAKKSHGYKCQACDVDMGEIYGPIGANYIEAHHLRPISSIESKILMDPKKDFSVLCPNCHAMIHRSEYVSDVEAFKNIVLYKNTK
- the thrS gene encoding threonine--tRNA ligase; this encodes MNIFLPDGAKLELEAGATAFDVANTISKGLAKNALAAEVNGKLADIYAPVGDNDKVRIITEKDTEALEILRHSTAHLMAQAVQRLFKEAKVTIGPVIKDGFYYDFDMGDKKFTPEDLEAIEKEMAKISAEALPCRRREVTTAEARKEFANESYKLELLDIIGEDSVSLYTQGDFTDLCRGPHLDNTKRIKHYKLLSVAGAYWRGDENNKMLQRIYGTCWFKKEELDAYLNMLEEAKKRDHRKLGKQLKLFTIEDEVGAGFPIYLPRGGALRATLEEFERKEHLKRGYEIVYGPQILKQDLWKLSGHYDNYRENMYFTSIDDVAFGVKPMNCLSHMMVFKSEMRSYRDLPQRYFELGTVHRHEKSGVLHGLMRVRAFTQDDAHILCTPEQLNDEIIAIIDFVNDVMTIFGFEFQIEVSTRPEKFIGSEDNWEKATEALFNALKVKELPYEINEGDGAFYGPKIDIKLKDAIGRFWQCATIQVDFNLPERFDLNYIGEDGHKHRPVMLHRVILGSVDRFIGVLTEHFAGNFPFWISPVQVRVINITDAHLDYCKSLVAKLKAEGFRVDSDFRNEKVGFKIREAQLEKIPHMIIIGQKEVDENLVSVRLRSGETKNELAFSDYISVLKELDQNKTLNLWR
- the infC gene encoding translation initiation factor IF-3; this translates as MKVGGKFGPVADKERINEAIPHKEVRLVLDDGTQFGVCTIDEALKQAEKAGMDLVEVAPTAKPPVCRVMDYGKFKFEKEKKDREARKKQRQNQVDTKEVKFRPKIEEHDYNVKLKAVRKFLEAGDKVKVVLRYRGREMMFQEAGMELLNKVKADVADVGVVDQKPEMMGKQQIMMISPTASPAGN
- the rpmI gene encoding 50S ribosomal protein L35, which translates into the protein MPKMKTHKGAAKRFKVTGSGKVTAKKSGLRHILTKKTTKRKRSLRQTTVLQGKDAQNVKVLLPYL
- the rplT gene encoding 50S ribosomal protein L20 → MPRAKGGYKTRRRRKEWLKRSKGFRGQINNVYKKSREAVERALNFAFAGRKLKKRDFRKLWIIRINAAVRQHGLSYSVFMGGLKKLGIELDRKVLADMAVKSPAEFEQLCKQVKA
- the pheS gene encoding phenylalanine--tRNA ligase subunit alpha gives rise to the protein MQVDLQTIRQFEQEIAQASSTQQLYEVKVKYLGKKGIISELSKQLKDVPNDQKKEFGMMIGELRSSFESQYEVQEKKLAQAELSAKLTGESLDITMSGLPMNSGSIHPIMSVYYEIVNIFTSMGFEVAVGPEAELDLFNFEMLNIPKEHPARDMQDTFYISEDILLRTHTSPVQARTMQSQQPPIKIIAPGKVYRCDYDLTHTPMFHQVEGLLVDKDVTFGDLKGTLTEFIQRMFGKDIPVRFRPSFFPFTEPSAEVDMGCVICGCKGCRVCKGTGWLEILGCGMVNNEVFKHAGYDTDIYRGFAFGMGIERITMLKYGIGDLRSFFENNLKFLRQF